One segment of Halomonas sp. TD01 DNA contains the following:
- the hemB gene encoding porphobilinogen synthase, whose product MNTSAPRHFPATRLRRMRRDDFSRRLMQESTLTPSDLILPVFVLEGENQREAVASMPGVERLSIDLLIEQAREAYALGIPALALFPVIGAEQKSELAEEAYNASGLVQRSVRALKEALPELGIITDVALDPYTSHGQDGILDQHGYVQNDRTVDTLLKQALSHAEAGADVVAPSDMMDGRIGAIRQVLEQEHLHNVRIMAYSAKYASKYYGPFRDAVGSAANLGKADKRTYQMDPANSDEALHEVAMDIAEGADMVMVKPGMPYLDIVRRVKSELQVPTFAYQVSGEYAMHRAAFDNGWLEAEPVILESLMCFKRAGADGILTYFALEAARLLQR is encoded by the coding sequence TTGAACACCTCTGCTCCCCGCCATTTCCCTGCTACCCGTCTTCGCCGTATGCGTCGCGACGATTTCTCCCGTCGCTTAATGCAGGAGTCGACGCTAACGCCCAGCGACTTGATTTTGCCGGTCTTTGTGCTGGAAGGCGAAAATCAACGCGAAGCGGTTGCCTCAATGCCCGGTGTTGAGCGTCTTTCGATTGACCTGCTAATTGAGCAGGCCCGAGAGGCCTACGCGCTGGGTATTCCTGCCCTGGCTCTCTTCCCTGTTATCGGTGCAGAGCAAAAAAGCGAGTTAGCAGAGGAGGCTTATAACGCGAGCGGCCTTGTCCAGCGCAGCGTGCGGGCGCTAAAAGAAGCGCTACCTGAGCTTGGCATTATTACCGATGTCGCCCTTGACCCCTATACTAGTCATGGTCAGGACGGCATTCTCGATCAACACGGCTATGTGCAGAATGACCGCACAGTAGATACGCTACTTAAACAGGCGCTCTCCCACGCCGAGGCAGGTGCCGATGTAGTGGCACCTTCCGATATGATGGATGGCCGCATCGGTGCCATCCGCCAAGTGTTAGAGCAAGAACACCTGCATAATGTGCGTATTATGGCGTATAGCGCTAAGTATGCCTCTAAGTATTACGGCCCCTTCCGTGACGCGGTCGGATCTGCCGCTAATCTTGGCAAAGCAGACAAACGCACCTATCAAATGGATCCTGCCAATAGTGATGAAGCGCTGCATGAAGTGGCTATGGATATCGCCGAAGGTGCTGATATGGTGATGGTAAAACCCGGCATGCCTTACTTAGATATCGTACGCCGCGTAAAAAGCGAGCTTCAAGTACCAACGTTCGCTTACCAAGTCAGCGGTGAGTACGCCATGCATCGCGCCGCTTTCGATAACGGCTGGCTTGAAGCCGAACCAGTAATTCTTGAATCACTGATGTGCTTCAAGCGAGCAGGTGCCGATGGGATTTTGACCTATTTTGCGTTAGAAGCAGCACGCTTGTTACAGCGTTAG